The following proteins are encoded in a genomic region of Fundidesulfovibrio soli:
- a CDS encoding DUF4911 domain-containing protein, which yields MPEPRPRKRRQPYEAPQISARLYLKLDPKYLGMLRFLLEAQSHLGLATTLDRHAGIAKLIYSPDCEREMAAFLEQAAELIPLQRIAI from the coding sequence GTGCCTGAGCCGCGCCCGCGAAAACGCAGGCAGCCTTATGAGGCCCCGCAAATCTCGGCGCGCCTCTACCTCAAGCTCGACCCCAAATACCTTGGGATGCTGCGTTTCCTGCTGGAGGCCCAGAGCCATCTGGGCCTGGCCACCACGCTGGACCGCCACGCCGGAATCGCCAAGCTGATCTATTCGCCCGACTGCGAACGGGAGATGGCCGCGTTTCTCGAGCAGGCGGCGGAGCTCATCCCGCTTCAGCGCATCGCCATCTGA